In one window of Bos taurus isolate L1 Dominette 01449 registration number 42190680 breed Hereford chromosome 15, ARS-UCD2.0, whole genome shotgun sequence DNA:
- the OR5P1G gene encoding olfactory receptor family 5 subfamily P member 1G, producing the protein MEAGNHTSVTEFILLGLTEDPTLCVIFFVVFLGIYVVTLVGNISIIILIRSCSQLQTPMYLFLSHLAFVDTLFSTSITPMMIIGFLKRRLALPVAGCEAQLCSVITFGTAECFLLAAMAYDRYVAICLPLLYSTRMSPRVCVLLVGASYVGGCVNAWTFTSCLLTLSFCGPNHINDFFCDFSPLLKLSCSDVSTTEIIPSISSGSIIVVTVSVIALSYICILNTILKMHSTEGRHKAFSTCTSHLTAVTLYYGTITFIYVMPKSSYSIDQNKVLSVFYTVLIPMLNPLIYSLRNRDVKEALRKVILRIYS; encoded by the coding sequence ATGGAGGCTGGAAACCACACCAGTGTGACAGAGTTCATCCTTTTGGGGTTAACAGAGGATCCTACACTTTGTGTCATCTTCTTTGTAGTATTTCTAGGTATCTATGTTGTCACCTTAGTAGGCAATATCAGCATAATTATTCTGATAAGAAGCTGTTCCCAGCTTCAGACTCCCATGTACCTCTTCCTGAGTCACTTGGCTTTTGTAGACACCCTGTTTTCCACATCCATCACACCTATGATGATTATAGGATTCCTGAAACGTAGATTGGCCCTCCCAGTTGCTGGCTGTGAAGCCCAGCTTTGTTCTGTGATCACATTTGGGACAGCTGAGTGCTTCCTGCTGGCtgccatggcctatgaccgctatgtggccatctgcttGCCCCTGCTCTATTCCACCCGTATGTCCCCCAGAGTCTGTGTCCTCTTGGTAGGGGCTTCCTATGTGGGTGGATGTGTCAATGCTTGGACATTTACTAGTTGTTTATTGACTCTATCTTTCTGTGGACCAAATCATATAAATGACTTTTTCTGTGACTTCTCCCCTCTGTTGAAACTTTCCTGCTCAGATGTCTCCACTACTGAAATTATCCCTTCCATCTCTTCTGGCTCCATCATTGTGGTCACAGTGTCCGTCATAGCTCTCTCTTACATCTGCATCCTCAACACCATCCTGAAGATGCACTCCACTGAAGGGAGACAcaaggccttctccacctgcacCTCTCACCTCACTGCAGTCACTCTCTACTATGGAACCATTACCTTCATTTATGTGATGCCTAAATCCAGCTACTCAATTGACCAGAACAAAGTGCTGTCTGTGTTCTACACAGTGTTGATCCCCATGTTGAACCCCCTCATCTACAGTCTGAGGAACAGAGACGTAAAGGAGGCCCTGAGAAAGGTAATTCTAAGAATATATTCATAG